The following proteins are encoded in a genomic region of Paenibacillus sp. FSL R7-0273:
- a CDS encoding YitT family protein — protein MNQPLNHRLPAPGRTKLIRILCVIFGGLLAAVGLELFLMPHKLVLGGIAGLSALLAHLTEMRLGLFLFLFNLPFILLTRRQINLRFALYTLLGLVCLTVGSLALHHFPAVSADPLIAAVAGGLCLGLGIGIMIRSGGLSGNAKEQGFLLTDGGPAKSAEVVIMLFNCCILLAGGMLFGWDQAMYSIIAYLLAFEGVRFSLRGLSRSRAVWITSSRYEEIRNALQLSLKRDVKLIQPGNKDGQPGVLFCLASRLEEDALTSIVHSCDKNSTITVSTNQPDSIAAWVRRKIS, from the coding sequence ATGAATCAACCTTTAAATCATAGACTTCCGGCTCCAGGCCGTACCAAGCTAATCCGTATTCTCTGTGTCATCTTTGGAGGTCTGCTGGCAGCGGTCGGACTCGAGCTGTTCCTGATGCCGCACAAGCTCGTGCTTGGAGGCATTGCCGGCTTGTCGGCGCTGCTGGCCCATCTTACTGAAATGCGGCTTGGCCTGTTTCTGTTCCTGTTCAATCTGCCGTTTATTCTGCTGACACGCCGGCAGATTAACCTGCGTTTTGCATTGTACACCCTGCTTGGCCTGGTTTGCCTCACCGTCGGCTCGCTGGCGCTGCATCATTTTCCGGCAGTATCCGCTGACCCGCTGATTGCAGCTGTTGCCGGAGGACTCTGCCTTGGTCTCGGGATCGGCATCATGATCCGGTCAGGCGGACTCTCAGGAAATGCCAAAGAACAAGGCTTTCTGTTAACTGACGGAGGGCCGGCCAAATCAGCCGAAGTAGTCATCATGCTGTTTAACTGCTGCATTCTGCTTGCCGGAGGCATGCTGTTCGGCTGGGACCAGGCAATGTACAGCATTATCGCCTATCTGCTCGCCTTTGAGGGTGTACGCTTCTCCCTACGCGGCCTCTCCCGTTCCAGAGCGGTCTGGATTACCAGCAGCCGCTATGAGGAAATCCGCAATGCCCTGCAGCTCTCGCTTAAGCGGGATGTCAAGCTGATCCAGCCCGGCAATAAGGATGGCCAGCCTGGCGTACTGTTCTGTCTGGCAAGCAGACTCGAAGAGGATGCTCTTACCTCCATCGTCCATTCCTGTGACAAGAACAGCACAATCACAGTTAGCACCAATCAGCCGGACAGCATTGCTGCATGGGTACGCCGTAAGATAAGCTAA
- a CDS encoding aldose 1-epimerase encodes MSITAYEGQFEGEAAVWLKAGRYEAAILPHIGGNLICFRDTENGYRFLHEPGAEEMEDFKASPGIHGIPVLFPPNRYEDGEFPFNGRTYHLPVNETATGNHLHGFLHTAAWEVEEFGSGKSESFVTVVIKVDENHPSYQYLPFKYTVKLRYTLSEDGLSQQLQVHNDGEELMPCLLAFHTAINAPFAPGSTPQDYKVKLTIGDRWELNERMLPTGAFQELTADEIALRDEGLYPFYAPMDNHYTAVAQNGRNRMELTDSKAGVTLVYDVGTSYKQWMIWNNGATEGFFCPEPQINLVNAPKVDLPADEIGLFSLAPGEFWEETGRLYVK; translated from the coding sequence ATGTCGATTACAGCCTATGAAGGACAATTTGAAGGGGAAGCAGCGGTCTGGCTGAAGGCCGGACGTTATGAGGCGGCGATTCTGCCGCACATCGGGGGCAACCTGATCTGCTTCCGCGATACCGAGAACGGATACCGTTTCCTGCATGAGCCAGGCGCTGAGGAGATGGAGGATTTCAAGGCCAGTCCGGGAATTCACGGCATTCCGGTGCTGTTCCCTCCAAACCGTTATGAAGACGGGGAATTCCCGTTTAACGGCCGGACTTATCATCTTCCGGTGAACGAGACGGCGACGGGGAACCATCTTCACGGCTTTTTACATACTGCTGCCTGGGAAGTTGAGGAGTTTGGCAGTGGTAAAAGCGAAAGCTTCGTCACCGTAGTCATCAAGGTGGATGAGAACCATCCGTCTTATCAATATCTGCCGTTCAAATACACGGTTAAGCTGCGCTACACGCTTAGTGAAGACGGATTGTCCCAGCAGCTGCAGGTGCACAACGACGGTGAAGAGCTGATGCCATGTCTGTTGGCATTCCATACCGCTATTAATGCGCCGTTTGCTCCGGGCAGCACTCCGCAGGATTACAAAGTGAAGCTGACGATCGGCGACCGTTGGGAGCTCAATGAGCGTATGCTGCCTACAGGTGCCTTCCAGGAGCTGACCGCGGACGAAATTGCCCTGCGCGATGAAGGCCTGTACCCGTTCTATGCGCCAATGGACAACCATTATACTGCAGTTGCGCAGAACGGCCGTAACCGGATGGAGCTAACGGACAGTAAGGCTGGAGTAACACTGGTGTATGATGTCGGTACTTCGTACAAGCAGTGGATGATCTGGAACAACGGGGCAACCGAAGGCTTCTTCTGCCCTGAGCCGCAGATTAACCTTGTAAATGCGCCTAAGGTTGATCTGCCAGCCGATGAAATCGGACTGTTCAGCCTGGCTCCCGGAGAGTTCTGGGAAGAGACCGGCCGTCTGTATGTAAAATAA
- a CDS encoding C40 family peptidase, with protein MMKITVNKKSAAAAMLIALTMTGSACGSYQAEQKPKANSITPSGAFAGSYYEKSYVTDNQGKFWIPLKPAAASLGYRLKDDSTSGGYAKIGYTDVMYMLKPDSAQVFSLGEKVTLPDAPIRRNGQIYITPTALSKLLQTEVGWNPTTGEINIAPPTDKDKGVMNGTASGKGAPGTLRIQSASNVDTDELIAFAKKFLGVPYDFGAGSYEETKKFDCSSFTRHVFRKFGVDLPRLARDQDNIGRRVNRNDLKAGDLIFFTVPGRFESDAVPGHVGIYIGSGKFIHTWGEPGVQISELDSGYWNNVILHMQRVL; from the coding sequence ATGATGAAGATAACCGTCAACAAAAAATCGGCAGCAGCAGCAATGCTTATCGCTCTAACCATGACAGGCAGCGCCTGCGGATCTTATCAGGCGGAGCAAAAGCCTAAAGCAAACTCCATCACACCTTCAGGCGCCTTTGCCGGCAGCTATTATGAAAAATCATACGTTACCGACAACCAGGGAAAGTTCTGGATACCGCTCAAGCCGGCGGCAGCCTCCCTCGGATACCGGCTGAAGGATGACAGCACAAGCGGCGGCTATGCCAAAATCGGCTATACCGATGTGATGTACATGCTGAAGCCCGACTCCGCCCAGGTATTTTCTCTCGGAGAGAAGGTGACGCTGCCGGATGCCCCTATCCGCCGTAACGGCCAGATCTACATCACCCCTACAGCCCTTTCCAAGCTGCTTCAGACTGAGGTGGGCTGGAATCCGACAACCGGCGAGATTAACATTGCCCCTCCGACCGATAAGGACAAGGGTGTAATGAATGGTACGGCCTCCGGCAAGGGAGCTCCAGGAACGCTGCGGATTCAAAGTGCATCCAATGTAGACACAGACGAGCTGATCGCTTTTGCCAAAAAATTCCTGGGAGTCCCTTACGACTTCGGCGCCGGCTCCTATGAAGAGACCAAGAAATTCGACTGCTCCTCCTTTACCCGTCATGTATTCAGAAAATTCGGCGTAGACCTTCCCCGGCTGGCGCGTGACCAGGATAATATCGGGCGGCGGGTTAACCGCAATGACCTTAAAGCAGGAGATCTGATTTTCTTTACCGTTCCGGGACGATTCGAAAGCGACGCTGTCCCAGGGCATGTCGGCATTTATATCGGCAGCGGCAAGTTTATTCATACCTGGGGCGAGCCCGGCGTACAGATCAGCGAGCTTGATTCAGGCTATTGGAATAATGTTATATTGCACATGCAGCGCGTACTTTAA
- a CDS encoding ABC transporter substrate-binding protein has protein sequence MKKSKLWAGLGLCLMLVAAGCGNNNAVNTEAANSGNTPAASTNAPADAAKSYKIAISQYVEHPSLDATRDGFLAALKDAGIVEGENLTVDLQNAQADQANNLSIAQKIAGDKNDLVLGIATPSAQAVVQNVKDTPILFAAVTDPLDAKIVSDLDHPGGNVSGASDTNPEAITRLMNFIATQFPDVKKLGLVINEGEPNAVVMAGIAKEELDKHGIELVKAAITNTSEVKQAAESLVGRVDAFYITLDNSVVSGVDAVIQTANDNKLPFFSADRDTVEKGAFATVGFKYYDHGYQVGEMAVDVLKNGTSPGDMKVTMQEKLDLIINLKAAAAQGIEVTDAIKAEVSDQENNIIQ, from the coding sequence ATGAAGAAATCGAAACTTTGGGCCGGTCTGGGCCTGTGCCTGATGCTGGTTGCTGCAGGCTGCGGAAATAACAATGCGGTTAACACGGAGGCAGCGAATTCCGGGAATACACCGGCTGCTTCAACCAACGCACCTGCAGATGCAGCCAAATCCTACAAGATTGCTATTTCGCAATATGTTGAGCATCCGTCGCTGGATGCTACACGTGACGGCTTTCTGGCTGCATTGAAGGATGCCGGTATTGTCGAAGGCGAGAACCTGACAGTAGACCTGCAGAACGCCCAGGCGGACCAGGCCAACAACCTCTCCATTGCACAGAAAATTGCCGGAGACAAAAATGATCTGGTGCTGGGTATTGCCACACCTTCCGCTCAGGCGGTCGTGCAGAATGTTAAGGATACGCCGATTCTGTTCGCTGCAGTAACGGACCCGCTGGATGCCAAGATTGTCAGCGACCTTGATCATCCGGGCGGCAATGTTTCCGGTGCATCGGATACCAACCCTGAGGCTATTACCCGGCTGATGAACTTCATTGCCACCCAGTTCCCGGATGTGAAGAAGCTCGGCCTTGTCATTAATGAAGGTGAACCCAATGCGGTTGTTATGGCGGGTATTGCCAAGGAAGAGCTGGACAAGCACGGGATTGAGCTGGTGAAGGCGGCAATTACTAATACTTCAGAAGTAAAGCAGGCAGCAGAATCTTTGGTGGGACGTGTAGATGCCTTCTACATCACCCTGGATAACTCGGTCGTAAGCGGCGTTGATGCTGTTATCCAGACTGCTAACGACAATAAGCTGCCGTTCTTCTCGGCGGACCGCGATACGGTTGAGAAGGGCGCTTTTGCCACCGTCGGCTTCAAATACTATGACCATGGCTACCAGGTTGGGGAAATGGCTGTTGATGTCCTTAAGAACGGCACAAGCCCTGGCGACATGAAGGTTACTATGCAGGAGAAGCTGGACCTGATTATTAACCTGAAGGCTGCTGCGGCTCAAGGAATTGAAGTTACTGATGCCATCAAGGCTGAAGTGAGCGATCAGGAGAACAATATCATTCAATAA
- a CDS encoding TraX family protein, with protein MQIIAMLTMLIDHVGYIFFPYEMGWRIVGRIAFPIYCYALVQGHIHTKSTPKYLLRLLLIAVIAQVPYNMALDPGGWNVVFTLLLSAIVLVILDKLPSLWFGIPLVLLAVYMMDTLPLDYNAYGLLLVLVFRYARSYYLILAHFLLNGFYLFYSGWLVQMYSIMPTLVIAVFPAAWTYLERRRLPRWVWWSFYPGHLAILAAIKILNTQEWVNIQWRTLFML; from the coding sequence ATGCAGATTATCGCAATGCTGACTATGCTGATTGACCACGTCGGCTACATTTTTTTTCCTTATGAAATGGGCTGGAGAATAGTGGGGAGAATCGCCTTTCCGATTTACTGCTACGCGCTGGTACAAGGGCATATACATACTAAATCAACACCAAAGTATCTGCTGCGTCTGCTGCTGATCGCGGTCATTGCGCAGGTGCCGTACAATATGGCGCTGGATCCCGGCGGCTGGAACGTCGTATTCACGCTGCTGCTCTCCGCGATTGTGCTTGTCATCCTGGATAAGCTGCCGTCCCTTTGGTTCGGCATTCCGCTTGTGCTGCTTGCCGTCTATATGATGGATACGCTGCCGCTGGATTACAATGCCTATGGTCTGTTACTGGTGCTGGTTTTCCGCTACGCGCGCTCCTATTATCTGATCCTGGCCCATTTTCTGCTGAACGGCTTTTATCTGTTCTACAGCGGCTGGCTTGTCCAAATGTATAGTATTATGCCGACGCTTGTTATCGCTGTATTTCCTGCAGCGTGGACCTATCTTGAGCGCAGACGGCTGCCCCGCTGGGTATGGTGGTCCTTTTATCCGGGACATCTGGCCATTTTGGCAGCGATAAAGATTCTCAATACCCAGGAATGGGTAAATATTCAATGGCGGACTCTGTTTATGCTTTAA
- a CDS encoding MgtC/SapB family protein codes for MSIDLHTESIIKLLVAMLFGLFIGIDRQLKQKPLGIRTSMVISIASCLVTLVSIHAYDKFGGAEHPTMDPMRLAAQIVSGIGFLGAGVILRRGGDAISGLTSAALIWTASGIGIAVGAGFYLEAGYAVVLLMFAVNAVPLLIKAIGPEVLNKHEISVKIIMEPNYVLTEVIQKIEGRPMTEQRKSRKPGRAIRRMKIKDLDDGRQMIDMVLSAPDHDYATEIYYDVKKIEHVMSVEVEQL; via the coding sequence ATGAGTATTGATCTTCATACAGAATCGATAATAAAACTGCTGGTGGCCATGCTGTTCGGGCTGTTCATCGGCATCGACCGGCAATTAAAGCAGAAACCGCTGGGGATCCGGACCAGCATGGTTATCAGCATCGCAAGCTGTCTGGTGACGCTCGTCTCCATTCATGCCTACGACAAGTTTGGCGGGGCGGAGCATCCTACGATGGACCCGATGCGTCTGGCAGCCCAGATTGTGAGCGGAATCGGTTTCTTAGGGGCCGGGGTTATTTTGCGCAGGGGCGGAGATGCTATTTCAGGCCTGACCTCAGCGGCACTTATCTGGACGGCCTCGGGGATCGGAATTGCGGTAGGCGCAGGCTTTTATCTGGAGGCAGGCTATGCGGTGGTGCTGCTTATGTTCGCTGTTAACGCAGTCCCGCTGCTGATCAAGGCGATTGGGCCTGAGGTGCTTAACAAGCACGAAATCTCAGTCAAAATCATCATGGAGCCTAACTACGTGCTGACTGAGGTCATTCAGAAAATTGAGGGCCGTCCAATGACAGAACAGCGTAAATCACGTAAACCGGGCCGGGCCATCCGGCGGATGAAAATCAAGGATCTCGATGACGGCCGTCAGATGATTGATATGGTTTTGTCTGCGCCTGACCATGATTATGCGACAGAAATCTATTATGATGTGAAAAAAATTGAACATGTCATGAGCGTCGAAGTGGAACAATTGTAA
- a CDS encoding ABC transporter permease, whose translation MYNSMLGAVEMGLLYAFMALGVYITFRILDFPDLTVDGSFTTGGAIAAVMITNGAAPWLATLCALAGGMLAGMCTGLLHTKGKINGLLSGILMMIALYSINLRILGKPNVSLMGENTLFSSIDPLLVMPFVVILVKVLMDLFLRTDLGLALRATGDNSRMIRSFGVNTDTTTILGISLSNGMVALSGALIAQYSTFADSSMGIGMIVIGLASVIIGEAIFGAGSVFRATLAAVLGSIVYRIVVALALRVPWLEASDLKLITAIIVIVALLFPSVQRYLKTKSTARRRTAELAEQALRSKKGGTANAKA comes from the coding sequence ATGTATAATTCAATGCTCGGAGCCGTGGAAATGGGCCTCTTGTATGCGTTTATGGCTTTAGGGGTTTACATCACGTTCCGGATTCTCGATTTTCCTGATTTGACTGTAGACGGAAGCTTTACAACCGGCGGGGCTATCGCCGCTGTAATGATTACGAACGGAGCCGCACCGTGGCTGGCTACGCTTTGTGCGCTCGCCGGCGGTATGCTGGCAGGAATGTGTACAGGCCTGCTGCACACGAAGGGCAAGATCAACGGACTGCTGTCAGGAATTCTCATGATGATTGCGCTTTATTCCATCAATCTGCGGATTCTCGGCAAACCTAACGTTTCACTGATGGGGGAGAACACGCTGTTCAGCTCCATCGATCCATTGCTTGTTATGCCTTTTGTTGTCATTCTGGTCAAAGTTCTGATGGATCTGTTCCTGCGGACTGATCTTGGACTTGCCCTGCGGGCGACCGGTGACAATTCACGGATGATCCGCAGCTTTGGGGTCAACACAGATACTACGACTATTCTCGGCATCAGTCTGTCGAACGGTATGGTTGCACTCTCTGGTGCACTTATCGCCCAGTACTCGACTTTTGCCGATTCATCTATGGGTATTGGTATGATCGTTATCGGTCTGGCTTCCGTTATTATCGGGGAAGCGATCTTCGGAGCGGGCAGTGTCTTCCGGGCTACCCTGGCAGCGGTTCTGGGCTCAATCGTATACCGGATTGTTGTGGCACTCGCCCTGCGTGTGCCTTGGCTGGAAGCCTCGGATTTAAAGCTGATTACAGCAATCATCGTTATCGTAGCCCTGCTGTTCCCGTCGGTTCAGCGCTATCTCAAGACGAAGAGCACGGCACGCAGACGTACAGCTGAGCTGGCAGAGCAGGCCTTGCGCAGCAAGAAAGGGGGAACAGCCAATGCTAAAGCTTGA
- a CDS encoding ABC transporter ATP-binding protein codes for MLKLDNVSKLFNPGTPDEKIALLGIDLELKAGDFVTIIGSNGAGKSTLMNVISGVMKPDLGEARIEGNSISHLPEFQRARWIGRVFQDPMAGTAPHMTIEENLAMAYKRGQTRGLAFGVNAARRTVFREQLSRLGIGLENRLRAKVGLLSGGERQALSLLMATFTQPQILLLDEHTAALDPARADLITKLTENIVREMKLTTLMVTHNMEQAIRLGNRLIMMDKGSIILDIDETRKKDLTVERLLGEFETISGHKLADDRMMLG; via the coding sequence ATGCTAAAGCTTGATAATGTGTCCAAGCTGTTCAATCCCGGTACGCCTGACGAAAAAATCGCCCTGCTGGGCATCGACCTGGAGCTGAAGGCCGGCGATTTTGTAACGATCATCGGCAGTAACGGTGCAGGCAAGTCTACATTAATGAATGTGATCTCCGGTGTGATGAAGCCGGACCTGGGTGAAGCGCGGATTGAAGGGAATTCAATCAGTCATCTGCCTGAGTTCCAGCGGGCCCGCTGGATCGGCCGGGTCTTCCAGGACCCGATGGCCGGTACAGCCCCGCATATGACGATTGAAGAGAATCTGGCGATGGCCTACAAGCGCGGCCAGACCCGCGGCCTCGCCTTCGGGGTGAATGCGGCCAGACGTACTGTATTCCGTGAACAATTGAGCCGCCTGGGCATCGGCCTTGAGAACCGGCTGCGGGCCAAGGTGGGGCTGTTATCCGGAGGGGAGCGGCAGGCGCTGAGCCTGCTGATGGCAACCTTTACCCAGCCGCAGATTCTGCTGCTGGACGAGCATACGGCAGCGCTTGACCCTGCCCGTGCAGACCTGATCACCAAGCTGACAGAGAATATCGTCCGTGAAATGAAGCTGACCACACTGATGGTTACCCATAATATGGAGCAGGCCATCCGTCTGGGCAACCGCCTGATTATGATGGATAAAGGCTCCATTATCCTCGACATTGACGAAACGCGCAAAAAGGATCTGACTGTTGAACGCCTGCTGGGAGAGTTCGAAACCATTAGCGGACATAAGCTGGCAGATGACCGGATGATGCTGGGGTAA
- a CDS encoding LTA synthase family protein → MRHKLFAQHSWMFPAFLLLGGFGLNFYLQTTSSGLEPVKVINWISEYPLLYASGSLFLCFLLLAASVLLPNMYIGPFIVMLLCAVVGTADYKKLQTTGEPLFPWDLLLLKNAADMLTITKGMISPMMLAAAVLAAAVVIWLLRRLPEVKLRLPLRLLLGSVSVLLLAGFITMIGGQTSLSSSMKYQNIFWNQKVNYAQNGFLYAFTGNLRQNLMEQPEGYSRHNIEAIAAKYSQLLPGDTAVPPAGEQPNILFMMDEAFFDPTRLGGLTFSSDPLSFIHGSENKAPSGYLLSPEFGGNTANVEFEALTGLSMYFLKDGAIPYQQKLVKMNALPSIVSILKERGYRAEALHPYDETFYNRNRVYPMLGFDSFTSEKELGDSGRITPGGYISDKFAVQEAVSRFKSAAEPLFLHLVTMQNHFPFTKGQNGPNTIAVSGIKSEYKDEMETYVQNSKLTDEALSLLQRELLTISRPTIAVFWGDHLPALSAGIYSDAGWEGEPRLKHETTLMFLANFDIGAAPLGTLSPAFLGPEVFQMSGLSMPPFYKLLSQVQAELPGLSKAALIGSGGPLTGLTSRQQELLNDYRLVEYDLLEGESYSSELLF, encoded by the coding sequence TTGCGTCACAAGCTTTTTGCACAACATAGCTGGATGTTTCCGGCATTTCTGCTGCTGGGCGGATTTGGGCTGAACTTCTATCTGCAGACAACCTCATCAGGCCTGGAGCCGGTAAAGGTGATAAACTGGATCAGTGAATATCCGCTGCTGTATGCTTCCGGCAGCCTGTTTCTCTGTTTCCTGCTGCTGGCCGCGTCGGTGCTCCTGCCCAACATGTATATCGGGCCTTTCATAGTCATGCTTTTATGTGCCGTTGTTGGTACTGCTGATTATAAAAAGCTGCAGACAACCGGGGAGCCGCTGTTTCCCTGGGATCTGCTGCTGCTCAAAAACGCTGCGGATATGCTTACCATCACTAAAGGCATGATCTCGCCGATGATGCTTGCTGCAGCGGTGCTGGCTGCTGCTGTAGTGATCTGGCTGCTGCGCAGGCTGCCTGAGGTTAAGCTGCGCCTGCCGCTCAGGCTGCTGCTGGGCTCTGTGTCTGTGCTGCTGCTGGCTGGTTTTATCACTATGATCGGCGGACAGACCTCACTGTCATCCTCTATGAAGTACCAGAATATATTCTGGAACCAGAAGGTGAACTATGCACAGAACGGTTTTCTTTACGCCTTTACAGGCAATCTCCGCCAGAATCTGATGGAGCAGCCTGAAGGGTACAGCCGCCACAATATTGAGGCAATTGCAGCCAAATACAGCCAACTGCTGCCGGGTGATACAGCTGTACCTCCGGCAGGAGAGCAGCCTAATATTCTGTTCATGATGGATGAAGCCTTTTTTGATCCGACACGCCTTGGCGGTCTGACCTTTAGCAGTGACCCCTTAAGCTTTATTCATGGGTCAGAGAATAAGGCTCCTTCAGGCTATCTGCTTTCACCTGAATTCGGGGGAAATACGGCCAATGTTGAATTTGAAGCGCTGACCGGGCTGTCCATGTATTTCTTGAAGGACGGGGCTATTCCATACCAGCAGAAGCTTGTCAAAATGAATGCTCTGCCTTCTATCGTCAGCATACTGAAGGAGCGGGGCTACAGGGCCGAGGCACTGCATCCGTATGATGAAACCTTTTATAACCGGAACAGGGTATATCCGATGCTCGGCTTTGATTCCTTCACCAGTGAAAAGGAGCTTGGTGACAGCGGCCGTATTACACCTGGAGGTTACATATCCGATAAGTTTGCCGTGCAGGAGGCGGTAAGCCGGTTTAAGTCAGCAGCAGAGCCTTTGTTTCTGCATCTGGTAACCATGCAGAACCACTTCCCGTTCACCAAGGGGCAGAACGGGCCGAACACCATAGCGGTCAGCGGGATCAAGTCTGAATATAAGGATGAGATGGAGACCTATGTCCAGAACAGCAAACTTACGGACGAGGCGCTATCCTTGCTGCAGAGGGAGCTGCTGACAATCAGTAGACCTACCATTGCCGTATTCTGGGGCGATCATCTGCCTGCGTTGTCTGCAGGTATTTATTCGGATGCAGGCTGGGAAGGGGAGCCCCGGCTAAAGCATGAAACTACGCTGATGTTCCTGGCGAACTTCGACATTGGCGCGGCTCCGCTCGGAACGCTAAGCCCGGCATTTCTGGGGCCGGAAGTATTCCAGATGTCCGGGCTGTCTATGCCGCCTTTTTATAAGCTGCTGAGTCAGGTTCAGGCGGAGCTGCCCGGTCTCAGCAAGGCTGCGCTGATTGGCTCAGGCGGTCCGCTCACAGGCCTGACCAGCCGGCAGCAGGAGCTTCTGAACGATTACCGGCTGGTTGAGTACGACCTGCTGGAGGGTGAAAGCTACTCGTCTGAGCTGTTATTCTGA
- a CDS encoding stage VI sporulation protein F produces the protein MGYQQYGISPQLVERIKLKMKNPAVKDRIKNMINGISKQELQDTAVVRRLVKNAAAVLNEKLTGAQEDQIIKFVIAQKIDPNNTFHLIRLWGMFR, from the coding sequence TTGGGATATCAGCAATACGGAATCAGTCCCCAGCTGGTGGAACGCATTAAGCTGAAGATGAAGAATCCGGCAGTAAAGGACCGGATCAAGAACATGATTAACGGCATTTCCAAGCAGGAGCTGCAGGATACAGCTGTTGTGCGCAGGCTTGTAAAGAATGCTGCAGCAGTATTGAACGAGAAGCTGACCGGTGCGCAGGAGGACCAGATCATTAAGTTCGTCATTGCTCAAAAGATCGACCCGAATAATACCTTCCACCTTATCCGCCTGTGGGGCATGTTCCGCTGA
- a CDS encoding DinB family protein — translation MMMTHNEDIRGQIYEAVSGLSSETLNLKPAEGKWSAVQIMEHLYLMEKAITAGIMQALAADSDTTAEPKPYQLTLDRSRFIDAPAHLVPAGEFIPLGDVRARLDQSRAALEAVLAQSDKDIWSRRVYPHPVFGMMDVAQWVDFVGIHEERHLAQLREALAAAV, via the coding sequence ATGATGATGACGCATAATGAAGACATCCGCGGGCAGATTTACGAGGCCGTATCAGGCCTGTCGTCAGAAACGCTGAACCTGAAGCCTGCTGAGGGCAAATGGTCGGCCGTGCAAATCATGGAGCATCTTTATCTGATGGAAAAAGCAATCACCGCCGGCATTATGCAGGCTCTTGCAGCGGACAGTGACACAACCGCTGAGCCAAAGCCCTACCAGCTGACGCTAGACCGCTCACGCTTTATTGATGCACCTGCACATCTGGTTCCGGCTGGGGAATTTATCCCGCTGGGTGACGTCCGGGCGCGGCTGGACCAATCCCGGGCCGCGCTGGAAGCAGTGCTGGCACAGAGTGACAAGGATATATGGAGCCGCAGAGTATATCCGCACCCGGTCTTCGGTATGATGGATGTGGCCCAGTGGGTTGATTTTGTCGGCATTCATGAGGAGCGTCACCTGGCACAGCTGAGAGAAGCGCTGGCGGCAGCAGTATAA
- a CDS encoding SDR family oxidoreductase — MAELKLTGKVAIVTGGGSGIGKASVLEFARNGAKVILLDRTPDNAEKVKRQVEQAGGEAHVIECDIEQPQQVKEAIDQAAAKWGRLDIVFANAGINGSMAPIETMEVEDWDQTIHINLRGTFATVKYSIPHLRDNGGSILINSSINGNRVFSNVGFSAYSTTKAGQVAFMKMAALELAQYKIRVNAICPGAISTNIDDNTYPSEDLKEVQIPVEFPEGDQPLEEGPGRPDQVAKLALFLASNDSDHITGTEIYCDGAESLLHG; from the coding sequence ATGGCAGAACTTAAATTGACAGGCAAAGTAGCAATTGTAACCGGCGGCGGGTCAGGGATCGGTAAGGCATCTGTTCTGGAATTTGCGAGAAACGGCGCCAAGGTCATCTTACTGGACCGTACCCCTGATAATGCTGAAAAAGTAAAGCGTCAGGTGGAGCAGGCAGGCGGAGAGGCACATGTCATCGAGTGTGATATTGAACAGCCGCAGCAGGTGAAGGAAGCAATCGACCAGGCGGCTGCCAAATGGGGCAGACTGGATATAGTATTCGCAAACGCCGGAATTAACGGGTCGATGGCGCCGATTGAAACGATGGAGGTGGAGGACTGGGATCAGACCATTCATATCAACCTTCGCGGAACCTTCGCAACCGTTAAATACTCTATACCGCATTTGAGGGATAACGGCGGCAGTATTCTGATCAACAGCTCCATTAACGGGAACCGTGTCTTTTCCAATGTCGGATTTTCGGCCTACAGTACTACTAAGGCTGGGCAGGTTGCTTTTATGAAAATGGCAGCGCTTGAGCTGGCCCAGTACAAAATTAGAGTAAACGCAATATGTCCGGGAGCGATCTCCACCAACATCGATGACAACACCTATCCTTCAGAGGATCTGAAGGAAGTGCAGATACCGGTTGAATTCCCTGAGGGTGATCAGCCGCTGGAGGAGGGGCCGGGACGTCCGGACCAGGTAGCCAAGCTGGCGCTTTTCCTCGCTTCAAATGATTCTGATCATATTACAGGTACTGAAATCTATTGTGACGGCGCTGAATCACTGCTGCACGGCTAG